In the genome of Rhizobium rhizogenes, one region contains:
- a CDS encoding ABC transporter ATP-binding protein yields MNIEGQTHANTAMSPDCAPLLEIEDLHVSVPAQNGRKFVISGLTLSVNAGEVVALVGESGSGKSMTALSLMRLLPQGAEINSGRISFAGRDILALSSSELDALRGADIGMLFQQPQAMLDPTSRVRTQVAEPLWIHRKMSRHAALNRVVGLLSDVGIPDPSARAQCFAHELSGGMAQRVMIAAALSGNPQLLIADEPTTALDVTVQAQILRLLDDERRKRRLATLLITHDLSVVAAFADRIAVMYAGRIVEEGPTQAILKAPQHPYTKALISCSLLTTDSDGQLLTIPGSSSQAHDMSCGCRFHPRCSLAKAAGMGSRCMASEPDLNALPEGRKARCWAVGEDHTGHDHASHAVC; encoded by the coding sequence ATGAATATCGAAGGACAGACGCATGCCAATACGGCCATGTCTCCCGACTGCGCACCGCTTCTGGAGATTGAGGACCTGCACGTTTCGGTGCCGGCGCAAAATGGCCGTAAATTTGTCATTTCGGGCCTCACCCTTTCCGTCAATGCGGGAGAAGTTGTCGCTCTCGTCGGCGAATCCGGTTCCGGCAAGAGCATGACGGCCCTGTCATTGATGCGGCTTTTGCCGCAGGGCGCGGAAATCAATTCCGGCCGCATTTCCTTTGCCGGGCGCGATATCCTCGCACTTTCATCCTCCGAACTCGATGCGCTGCGCGGTGCCGATATCGGCATGCTGTTCCAGCAGCCACAGGCGATGCTCGACCCGACCAGCCGGGTGAGGACGCAGGTTGCCGAGCCGCTGTGGATTCACCGCAAGATGAGCCGGCACGCCGCACTCAACCGGGTTGTCGGCCTTTTGTCAGATGTCGGCATCCCGGACCCTTCGGCGCGGGCGCAATGTTTCGCGCATGAGCTTTCCGGCGGCATGGCGCAGCGTGTCATGATTGCCGCGGCACTCTCGGGCAATCCGCAACTGCTGATCGCCGATGAACCGACGACGGCTCTCGATGTCACCGTCCAGGCACAGATATTGCGCCTGCTCGATGACGAGCGCCGCAAGCGTCGGCTTGCAACCCTGCTCATCACCCACGATCTGTCGGTCGTCGCCGCTTTCGCGGACAGGATCGCGGTCATGTATGCCGGCCGCATTGTTGAGGAAGGGCCGACGCAGGCGATCCTCAAGGCGCCGCAGCATCCCTATACCAAGGCGCTGATCAGCTGCTCGCTTCTGACCACCGACAGCGACGGCCAATTGCTGACAATCCCCGGATCGAGTTCGCAGGCCCATGACATGTCCTGCGGCTGCCGTTTTCATCCGCGCTGTTCGCTCGCCAAGGCGGCCGGCATGGGCAGCCGGTGCATGGCGTCGGAACCGGACCTGAATGCCTTGCCGGAAGGCCGCAAGGCGCGGTGCTGGGCAGTCGGCGAGGACCACACCGGTCATGATCATGCCAGCCATGCGGTCTGCTGA
- a CDS encoding ABC transporter ATP-binding protein, whose amino-acid sequence MLSTAMRENPPMAGSESRPYVVAKNLCKYYPISGLGHRVVKSVDDVSLTIGEGEVLGLVGESGCGKSTVAGLITRMTHATKGEVSIGEHDILHMQGETLRRMRRVVQLVFQDPYSALDPRMRIGQSMEAPLAQHGIGTREERTARVFRMLEEVGLDSSFFDRYPSQCSGGQLQRVVIGRALLLNPSFLVCDEPTSALDASMRTQILNLLMDMKRRHGLTVLMISHDLRVVRYLCDRIAVMYLGRIVEIADREELFRAPKHPYTKALIASSMLDETGLYAPEMLLDGDLPSPLNPPGGCKFHTRCKYATPICGEKEPVLEGVAGEHFARCHHWREWG is encoded by the coding sequence ATGTTATCGACAGCGATGAGAGAGAACCCGCCAATGGCTGGCAGCGAGAGCCGGCCTTATGTGGTTGCGAAGAACCTCTGCAAATATTATCCGATATCCGGCCTTGGTCACCGGGTGGTGAAATCCGTCGACGATGTGTCCCTGACCATCGGCGAGGGTGAGGTGCTCGGCCTCGTCGGCGAATCCGGATGCGGCAAAAGTACCGTCGCCGGGCTGATCACCCGGATGACCCACGCCACCAAAGGCGAAGTCAGCATCGGCGAACACGACATATTGCACATGCAGGGTGAGACGTTGCGGCGCATGCGCCGTGTCGTGCAACTGGTGTTTCAGGACCCGTATTCCGCGCTCGATCCGCGCATGCGTATCGGGCAGAGCATGGAGGCGCCGCTTGCCCAGCATGGTATCGGCACGCGTGAGGAGCGCACGGCGCGCGTTTTCAGGATGCTGGAAGAGGTCGGCCTCGATTCATCGTTTTTCGACCGTTACCCGAGCCAGTGTTCCGGCGGACAGTTGCAGCGTGTGGTCATCGGCCGCGCTCTGCTTCTCAATCCGAGCTTCCTTGTCTGTGACGAGCCGACATCGGCGCTTGACGCCTCCATGCGCACGCAGATCCTCAACCTGCTGATGGACATGAAACGCCGTCATGGCTTGACCGTTCTGATGATTTCCCATGACCTGCGCGTGGTGCGTTATCTCTGCGATCGTATCGCGGTGATGTATCTCGGGCGGATCGTTGAAATCGCTGACCGGGAAGAGCTTTTTCGTGCGCCGAAACATCCCTACACCAAGGCTTTGATCGCCTCGTCGATGCTGGATGAAACCGGCCTTTATGCGCCGGAAATGCTGCTGGATGGTGATCTGCCGAGCCCCCTGAACCCTCCCGGCGGCTGCAAATTTCACACCCGCTGCAAATATGCGACGCCGATCTGCGGCGAAAAGGAGCCGGTTCTGGAGGGTGTTGCGGGTGAGCATTTCGCACGCTGCCACCACTGGCGCGAATGGGGCTGA
- a CDS encoding ABC transporter substrate-binding protein, with amino-acid sequence MMKHALWATCAIVASFGADAAKAATITYDDNFGVKTGWQMASDDAYLGSRAGCFESLIRVGYDMKLEPSLAESWTQTDPKVWEFKLRKGVKFQNGEALDARAAVNALTNLLEAPVPARAFSPKLIASVEAGGDDIVRITTIEPSVLLPAQMASPATSILAPAAYKDGKVDPVGTCTGPFKITEVDPSQHMILTANHDYWGGMPKLAGGRVNFVPDADTRATQARTGEAQISRLVPPWTVKTIESTDGVKVAPIPSPRITELLLNNSRPPFDNLKVRQAIQAAIDTGGIADSIYEGAVKGAAMPFAAGEPWAAEESKPAYDVEKAKDLLKEAGVAPGSLKVTLLAYTAKTELKDVAAIIQAQLQELGIKVDVRVADYSAIEPDLLAGKFDMALLSRGYATDVAEPAGFLNADYTCGGSYNISHYCNEATDKLIKSAYATAEPAGRYAIYSEAAKKIYDEAVSVFLIHETVFDAYSAKLENYRPHPLNYFVMTKDLATK; translated from the coding sequence ATGATGAAGCACGCACTTTGGGCGACATGCGCCATCGTGGCCTCGTTTGGAGCCGATGCGGCAAAGGCCGCGACAATTACCTATGACGATAATTTCGGGGTGAAGACCGGCTGGCAGATGGCGTCCGACGACGCTTATCTCGGCTCGCGGGCAGGATGTTTCGAGAGCCTGATACGTGTCGGTTACGACATGAAACTGGAGCCGAGTCTGGCTGAATCCTGGACGCAGACCGACCCCAAGGTGTGGGAATTCAAACTGCGCAAGGGCGTCAAATTCCAGAACGGCGAAGCGCTTGATGCCAGGGCCGCAGTCAATGCTCTTACCAATCTTTTGGAGGCTCCGGTTCCGGCCCGCGCCTTTTCGCCCAAACTGATCGCCTCGGTCGAGGCCGGCGGCGATGATATCGTCCGGATAACGACGATCGAGCCCTCGGTGTTGCTGCCGGCACAGATGGCGAGCCCCGCCACCTCCATTCTCGCACCCGCCGCCTACAAGGACGGCAAGGTCGATCCGGTCGGAACCTGCACCGGACCTTTCAAGATCACGGAAGTTGATCCCAGCCAGCATATGATACTGACCGCCAATCACGATTACTGGGGCGGAATGCCGAAGCTTGCGGGTGGCCGCGTGAACTTCGTTCCCGATGCCGACACCCGTGCCACCCAGGCCCGAACGGGAGAAGCGCAGATTTCGCGTCTCGTTCCGCCATGGACCGTCAAGACAATCGAATCCACCGACGGCGTCAAGGTCGCGCCGATCCCGTCGCCCCGCATCACGGAACTGCTGCTGAACAATTCCAGGCCGCCTTTCGACAATCTCAAGGTGCGTCAGGCAATCCAGGCCGCCATCGATACGGGCGGCATCGCCGACAGCATCTATGAAGGCGCAGTCAAGGGTGCGGCCATGCCCTTTGCGGCGGGTGAGCCCTGGGCCGCCGAAGAAAGCAAGCCCGCCTATGACGTGGAAAAGGCCAAGGACCTGCTGAAGGAAGCGGGAGTGGCCCCCGGCAGCCTGAAGGTCACGCTGCTCGCCTACACGGCAAAAACGGAACTGAAGGATGTCGCGGCGATCATTCAGGCGCAGCTGCAGGAACTCGGCATCAAGGTTGATGTCCGCGTGGCTGACTATAGCGCGATCGAACCCGACCTTCTGGCCGGCAAGTTCGACATGGCACTGCTGTCGCGCGGTTATGCCACCGATGTCGCCGAACCGGCCGGTTTCCTCAATGCGGACTATACCTGCGGCGGCAGTTACAATATCTCGCATTATTGCAACGAGGCGACGGACAAGCTGATCAAATCCGCCTATGCCACGGCCGAACCCGCCGGTCGCTACGCCATATACAGCGAAGCGGCGAAGAAGATTTACGATGAAGCCGTCTCCGTTTTCCTCATCCATGAGACCGTGTTCGACGCCTATTCGGCCAAGCTCGAAAACTACAGGCCCCATCCGCTCAACTATTTTGTCATGACCAAGGATCTGGCAACGAAATAA